One genomic segment of Nonomuraea coxensis DSM 45129 includes these proteins:
- a CDS encoding AraC family transcriptional regulator, protein MGFDELRASLARHVRPDEGTVIDGLHIARAERPGPPSPAMSGTVLAVLAQGAKRLAVGDRVHEYHPGSYLVASVDLPVTGHFVGISPERPALGLALVLEPSAVADLLLRAAPGDLPPARAGALPGIAVAGMTADLLDALVRLLRLLDRPRDRAVLAPLVKREILWRLLTGEQGEAVRRLGLADSSLGHVARAVRWVQDHYAEPFRVEELARLAGMSPSAFYRHFQAVTALSPIQFQKRIRLQQARLLLAGRPHDITAVAHRVGYDSPSQFSREYRRRYGVPPSRDAARLRHAGEG, encoded by the coding sequence GCACATCGCGAGGGCCGAGCGGCCTGGCCCGCCGTCGCCCGCGATGTCCGGCACGGTGCTGGCCGTCCTCGCCCAGGGCGCCAAACGGCTCGCGGTGGGCGACCGCGTCCACGAGTACCACCCCGGCAGCTACCTGGTGGCCTCCGTGGACCTGCCGGTCACCGGGCACTTCGTCGGGATCAGCCCGGAACGGCCCGCGCTGGGGCTGGCGCTCGTCCTGGAGCCGTCCGCCGTCGCCGACCTCCTCCTGCGCGCCGCCCCCGGCGACCTGCCGCCCGCCCGCGCGGGAGCGCTGCCGGGCATCGCCGTCGCCGGCATGACGGCCGACCTCCTCGACGCCCTGGTCCGCCTGCTCCGCCTGCTCGACAGGCCGCGCGACCGGGCGGTGCTGGCGCCGCTGGTCAAACGCGAGATCCTGTGGCGGCTGCTCACCGGGGAGCAGGGCGAGGCGGTACGCCGCCTCGGCCTGGCCGACAGCAGCCTCGGCCACGTCGCCCGCGCCGTCCGCTGGGTCCAGGACCACTACGCCGAGCCGTTCCGCGTCGAGGAGCTGGCCCGGCTGGCCGGCATGAGCCCGTCGGCGTTCTACCGCCACTTCCAGGCGGTCACCGCGCTGAGCCCCATCCAGTTCCAGAAGCGCATCCGTCTCCAGCAGGCCAGGCTCCTGCTCGCCGGTCGCCCGCACGACATCACCGCCGTCGCCCACCGCGTCGGCTACGACAGCCCCTCCCAGTTCAGCCGGGAGTACCGCCGCCGGTACGGCGTCCCGCCCAGCCGCGACGCCGCCCGCCTCCGTCATGCGGGCGAGGGGTGA